The following proteins come from a genomic window of Neptunomonas concharum:
- the rplT gene encoding 50S ribosomal protein L20, with protein sequence MARVKRGVQARRRHKKILKQAKGYYGARSRVFRVAKQAVIKAGQYAYRDRRQRKRQFRALWIARINAAARLNGLSYSRFIAGMKKASIEIDRKVLADLAVHEQAAFSAVVEKAKAALA encoded by the coding sequence ATGGCTCGTGTAAAACGTGGTGTTCAGGCTCGTCGCCGTCATAAGAAAATCCTGAAGCAGGCTAAAGGCTACTACGGTGCTCGTAGCCGTGTATTCCGTGTAGCTAAACAGGCAGTTATCAAAGCTGGTCAGTATGCATACCGTGACCGTCGTCAGCGTAAGCGTCAATTCCGCGCTCTGTGGATTGCTCGTATCAATGCTGCTGCACGTTTGAATGGTTTGTCTTACAGCCGTTTCATCGCTGGTATGAAAAAAGCTAGCATCGAAATCGACCGTAAAGTACTGGCTGACTTGGCTGTTCACGAACAGGCAGCCTTTAGTGCTGTTGTCGAGAAAGCGAAAGCTGCTCTGGCGTAA
- the thrS gene encoding threonine--tRNA ligase, producing MPVITLPDGSKREFANPVTVFDVAADIGAGLAKAALAGKVNGTLVDTTYTIAEDSNLSLITPRDEEGLEVIRHSCAHLMAMAVQELFPGAQVTIGPVIEDGFYYDFAYERAFTPEDLEKIEKKMAELAKQNLPVSRSIMSRDEATKMFDEMGEKYKVELLQAVPEGQDLSFYSQGDFIDLCRGPHVPSTGHIKAFKLMKVAGAYWRGDSNNEMLQRIYGTAWGDKKELKAYLHRLEEAEKRDHRKLGKQLNLFHLQEEAPGMVFWHPNGWTLYQNIESYMREKLRRHGYQEIRTPQVVERTLWEKSGHWDKFSEEMFTTHSESRDFAIKPMNCPGHVQVFNQGLRSYRDLPLRLAEFGCCHRNEPSGALHGIMRVRGFVQDDAHIFCAENDIQKEVASFIDFLHEVYADFGFNEVIYKLSTRPEQRVGSDEIWDKAEKALADALDNANLDWDKLPGEGAFYGPKVEFSLKDCLGRVWQCGTIQVDFSMPGRLGAQFVNESGERETPVMLHRAILGSFERFIGILIENYAGALPTWLSPVQAVVMNITDKQAEYSEKVVKILDNSGFRAISDLRNEKIGFKIRERTLQKVPFLLVVGDKEVENGCVAVRTRTGEDLGTMTIEAFTDFLRKDVEQKSRTE from the coding sequence ATGCCTGTCATTACCCTCCCTGATGGAAGTAAACGCGAGTTTGCTAACCCGGTTACTGTATTTGATGTTGCTGCTGATATTGGCGCAGGTTTAGCGAAAGCGGCCTTAGCTGGTAAAGTGAATGGCACTTTGGTAGATACTACATATACCATTGCTGAAGACAGCAATCTCTCTTTAATTACGCCACGAGATGAAGAGGGGCTGGAAGTGATTCGCCACTCATGTGCTCACTTGATGGCGATGGCTGTGCAGGAACTATTCCCGGGTGCACAGGTGACGATAGGCCCTGTTATAGAAGACGGTTTTTACTACGACTTCGCCTATGAAAGAGCTTTCACACCAGAAGATTTAGAAAAGATCGAGAAAAAAATGGCAGAGCTGGCAAAGCAGAATTTGCCGGTTAGCCGCTCGATTATGAGTCGTGATGAAGCGACTAAAATGTTTGATGAGATGGGCGAGAAGTACAAGGTTGAACTGCTTCAGGCCGTACCCGAAGGGCAGGATTTATCATTCTACTCTCAAGGTGACTTTATCGACCTTTGCCGTGGTCCGCACGTGCCTTCTACGGGTCATATCAAAGCCTTTAAGCTCATGAAAGTAGCTGGTGCATACTGGCGCGGCGACTCTAACAACGAGATGTTGCAGCGCATATACGGTACTGCATGGGGCGATAAGAAAGAGTTGAAAGCGTACTTGCATCGTCTTGAAGAAGCCGAAAAACGTGATCACCGTAAACTCGGCAAGCAACTGAACCTCTTTCATTTACAGGAAGAAGCGCCAGGCATGGTCTTTTGGCACCCAAATGGATGGACGCTATACCAGAATATTGAAAGCTACATGCGCGAAAAACTTCGTCGTCATGGCTATCAAGAGATAAGAACGCCACAAGTAGTTGAGCGTACACTTTGGGAAAAGTCAGGCCATTGGGACAAGTTCTCAGAGGAGATGTTCACTACTCATTCTGAAAGCCGTGACTTCGCTATCAAGCCTATGAACTGCCCAGGTCATGTTCAGGTGTTTAACCAAGGGTTGCGTTCTTACCGTGATCTGCCACTACGTCTGGCAGAGTTTGGCTGTTGTCACCGTAACGAACCGTCTGGCGCGCTGCATGGTATCATGCGTGTACGTGGCTTTGTTCAGGATGATGCGCATATCTTCTGTGCAGAAAATGATATCCAAAAAGAGGTTGCCAGCTTTATCGACTTCCTGCATGAAGTCTATGCTGACTTTGGCTTCAATGAAGTAATTTATAAACTATCCACTCGCCCTGAACAGCGTGTCGGATCGGATGAAATCTGGGATAAAGCGGAAAAAGCCTTGGCTGATGCACTGGATAATGCCAACCTCGATTGGGATAAGCTTCCAGGTGAAGGTGCTTTCTACGGCCCTAAAGTTGAATTCTCTTTGAAGGATTGTCTCGGACGTGTCTGGCAATGTGGTACAATACAGGTAGATTTCTCAATGCCAGGGCGCTTAGGCGCACAATTTGTCAACGAGAGCGGCGAACGTGAGACTCCGGTCATGCTGCATCGAGCAATTCTGGGTTCGTTTGAGCGTTTTATCGGTATTTTGATTGAAAACTACGCCGGAGCATTGCCTACTTGGTTGTCACCTGTTCAAGCTGTTGTTATGAACATTACCGACAAACAAGCAGAATATTCCGAAAAAGTGGTAAAAATATTGGATAATTCTGGCTTTAGGGCGATATCGGACTTGAGAAACGAGAAGATCGGCTTTAAAATCCGCGAGCGTACTCTTCAGAAGGTTCCTTTCCTTTTGGTAGTTGGTGATAAAGAAGTCGAAAACGGCTGTGTCGCTGTGCGTACCCGTACCGGCGAAGATCTTGGCACTATGACTATTGAGGCATTCACAGATTTCCTCAGAAAAGATGTGGAACAGAAGAGCCGTACAGAATAA
- a CDS encoding MerR family transcriptional regulator, with product MQTAGPSQPDLPAIPSKRYFTIGEVATLCDVKAHVLRYWEQEFDQIKPVKRNNRRYYQQQDVLIIRQIKSLLHDQGYTISGAKQWLVGDQSVDESARYKQLLKQTISELEEILKTLKSGR from the coding sequence ATGCAGACAGCAGGTCCGAGCCAGCCTGATCTTCCTGCCATACCCAGTAAACGCTATTTTACCATCGGTGAGGTAGCGACTTTATGCGACGTGAAAGCGCACGTACTAAGGTATTGGGAACAGGAATTCGATCAAATAAAACCCGTTAAGCGTAATAATCGTCGCTATTACCAGCAGCAGGATGTACTCATCATCCGCCAGATTAAAAGCTTATTGCACGATCAAGGCTACACCATCAGTGGTGCCAAGCAGTGGTTGGTAGGGGATCAAAGTGTTGATGAGAGCGCTCGTTACAAACAGTTATTAAAACAAACCATTAGCGAACTCGAAGAAATCCTCAAAACCCTCAAATCTGGCCGTTAA
- the rpmI gene encoding 50S ribosomal protein L35: MPKIKSCRGAAKRFKKTANGFKHKQAFKSHILTKKSTKRKRQLRPMLQVHAADQALIRRMLPYI; the protein is encoded by the coding sequence ATGCCAAAGATTAAATCTTGCCGTGGTGCGGCAAAACGCTTCAAGAAAACTGCGAATGGCTTCAAGCACAAGCAGGCCTTCAAAAGTCACATTCTGACCAAGAAAAGCACTAAGCGTAAGCGTCAGCTTCGTCCGATGCTTCAGGTACACGCTGCAGATCAGGCTCTGATCCGTCGCATGTTGCCTTACATCTAA
- the pheT gene encoding phenylalanine--tRNA ligase subunit beta, with product MKFSEKWLRELVNPSITTQALVDQITMAGLEVDDVEAVAGDFSNVVVGEILTAEQHPNADKLQVCTVTDGTETYQVVCGAPNARAGLKTAYAKVGAVLPTPEGGEFKIKKAKLRQVESFGMLCADDELGISDDHAGIMELAQDAPVGTCLREYLGLDDKIIDVDLTPNRGDCLSIKGLAREVGVLNKAPVSFVEIKPVPATIDDTFPIVLDAPQACPRYLGRVIRNVDLSAETPLWMVEKLRRSGIRSIDPVVDVTNYVLLELGQPLHAFDLNKLSGSIVVRMPKADEKLTLLDGNEVTLNADTLVIADQSGPVAMAGIFGGEATGVTAESKDIFLECAFFDQIAVAGKARAYGLHTDASHRYERGVDWQLQHDAIERATALLLDIVGGQAGPVSEAVSEAHLPKARSVTLRHEKVNAMLAFDMPASEIEEILTRLGMQIEATGQGEWVVAIPSYRFDISIEVDLIEELARVYGYNNLPVKVPTATLPFTPIDESKVTIQTLRRTLTTLGYQEAITYSFIEAGLQKQFDDQYEALALANPISAEMAVMRTSIWPGLVKALQYNQNRQQSRVRLFETGQRFLPKGEGLVQENVLAGLLCGNRDPENWTGKSSSVDFFDIKGDVEAVLNLGSSGNEYRFVADQHVALHPGQSARIERGGETVGFIGALHPALVKKLDLNGPVYLFELSLDTLLEGHLAKFSELSKFPESRRDLALLVDEAVAYDTLRSAVQENAGEFLKQTILFDVYQGQGIEAGRKSVALGLTWQHPSRTLNEDEINAAVQDVVKALGAVGATLRD from the coding sequence ATGAAATTCAGTGAAAAGTGGTTACGAGAGCTGGTCAATCCCTCCATTACAACGCAAGCGTTGGTCGACCAGATCACGATGGCGGGTTTAGAGGTCGATGATGTAGAAGCGGTCGCAGGTGATTTTTCTAATGTTGTCGTAGGTGAAATCCTAACGGCAGAGCAGCACCCTAATGCCGATAAGCTACAGGTCTGCACAGTAACAGATGGAACAGAAACCTATCAGGTGGTTTGTGGTGCCCCTAATGCTAGAGCCGGTCTGAAAACGGCTTATGCAAAGGTGGGTGCGGTGTTACCAACACCTGAAGGCGGCGAGTTTAAAATCAAGAAAGCCAAACTGCGTCAGGTTGAATCCTTTGGCATGTTATGTGCCGATGATGAACTTGGTATCTCTGATGATCACGCAGGCATTATGGAGCTGGCTCAGGATGCTCCGGTAGGCACCTGCTTGCGTGAATATCTGGGCTTGGATGATAAAATTATCGATGTAGACCTCACACCTAACCGCGGTGACTGTTTGAGCATTAAAGGATTGGCTCGTGAAGTTGGTGTATTGAATAAAGCGCCTGTCAGCTTTGTTGAGATCAAGCCGGTTCCTGCAACAATCGATGATACTTTTCCAATTGTTTTGGATGCACCGCAGGCTTGCCCTCGTTATTTAGGTCGTGTAATTCGTAATGTGGATTTATCCGCTGAAACACCTCTATGGATGGTGGAGAAGTTGCGTCGATCAGGCATTCGTTCTATTGATCCTGTCGTAGATGTAACCAACTACGTGTTGCTAGAGCTGGGGCAGCCTCTTCATGCGTTCGATTTGAATAAGCTCAGTGGCAGTATTGTCGTTCGTATGCCAAAAGCCGATGAAAAGCTCACGCTGTTAGATGGCAATGAAGTGACCCTGAACGCCGATACTCTGGTGATTGCAGATCAAAGCGGTCCGGTTGCCATGGCCGGTATTTTCGGAGGTGAAGCCACCGGAGTTACTGCCGAATCTAAAGATATATTCCTCGAATGTGCTTTCTTTGATCAGATCGCGGTTGCTGGTAAAGCGCGTGCATATGGACTCCATACAGATGCATCACACCGCTACGAGCGCGGCGTTGATTGGCAATTGCAACATGACGCGATTGAGCGAGCAACAGCTTTGCTCTTGGATATCGTAGGTGGTCAGGCCGGTCCGGTTTCTGAGGCGGTTAGCGAAGCGCATTTACCCAAGGCTCGTTCGGTGACACTACGCCATGAAAAAGTGAATGCAATGTTGGCATTTGATATGCCCGCGAGCGAAATCGAAGAGATCCTAACTCGCCTAGGGATGCAGATCGAAGCGACGGGCCAAGGTGAGTGGGTGGTGGCTATTCCATCCTATCGTTTTGACATCAGCATTGAAGTGGATCTGATTGAAGAGTTAGCGCGTGTTTATGGTTACAACAACCTGCCGGTAAAAGTGCCTACAGCGACGTTACCCTTTACACCTATCGATGAATCTAAAGTCACTATTCAAACTCTGCGCCGCACACTCACGACGTTAGGCTATCAGGAAGCGATTACCTATAGCTTTATTGAAGCGGGTTTGCAAAAACAGTTTGATGATCAGTATGAAGCGCTAGCGCTGGCCAACCCTATCTCCGCTGAAATGGCAGTGATGCGTACCAGTATTTGGCCAGGCTTGGTCAAAGCTTTGCAATACAACCAAAATCGCCAGCAATCTCGTGTTCGACTATTTGAAACAGGGCAGCGTTTTTTACCAAAAGGTGAAGGGCTGGTTCAGGAAAATGTGTTAGCGGGTTTACTGTGTGGTAATCGTGATCCTGAAAACTGGACAGGTAAATCCTCTTCGGTTGATTTCTTTGATATCAAGGGTGATGTGGAAGCCGTCCTTAATCTGGGCAGCTCAGGTAATGAGTATCGTTTTGTGGCTGATCAGCACGTTGCGTTACACCCAGGCCAAAGCGCACGTATTGAGCGTGGCGGTGAGACGGTTGGTTTTATCGGGGCACTGCATCCTGCATTAGTGAAAAAGCTCGATCTTAACGGGCCGGTTTATCTGTTTGAACTTAGCTTAGACACCCTGCTTGAAGGGCATTTGGCAAAATTTTCGGAGTTATCCAAGTTCCCAGAGTCGCGCCGTGATTTAGCGCTACTGGTTGATGAAGCCGTTGCCTATGACACATTGCGCAGTGCTGTGCAGGAAAATGCTGGTGAATTCCTCAAACAGACGATCCTTTTTGATGTTTATCAAGGCCAAGGTATTGAAGCAGGACGAAAAAGTGTTGCCCTGGGCTTGACCTGGCAGCATCCATCGCGCACTCTTAATGAAGATGAGATTAATGCAGCGGTGCAAGATGTCGTTAAGGCGCTTGGTGCTGTAGGGGCAACCTTAAGAGACTAA
- a CDS encoding tyrosine-type recombinase/integrase, which translates to MPLSPREVQTAKPREKDYKLSDERGMYLLVKKNGAKLWRLKYRIHGKEKTLSIGQYPDITLKRAREIRDEARSQLTEGIDPSAHKQATREERRLSAVNSFEAIAREWYSIHMANKSESHQQRTMRCMEMYLFPFIGHMPITAITPPMLLNTLRKTESTGKIETAQRAKQAAGQVFRFAVATGRADRDPTPDLKGALKSPVKTHYASIIEPREVGRLLVDIDHFTGTHVVRCALKLSALFFCRPGELRHLKWSNINYEERRIEIIAEKTKQEHIIPLANQAITILEELQRITGDGEYLFPSARGRSRPMSDNGVRTALRDMGYSNDKMTPHGFRAMARTLLDEVLNYRIEWIEQQLAHAVKDPNGRAYNRTKHLQQRTEMMQRWADYLDQLKAQALAGNVVTIKFRSL; encoded by the coding sequence ATGCCGCTATCACCACGCGAGGTACAAACAGCCAAGCCTAGAGAAAAAGATTACAAGCTTTCTGATGAGAGAGGCATGTATCTTTTAGTGAAAAAGAACGGGGCTAAGCTATGGCGGCTTAAATACCGTATTCATGGCAAAGAGAAAACCCTCTCTATCGGTCAGTATCCTGACATCACGCTAAAGAGAGCGAGAGAAATTAGGGATGAAGCTAGAAGCCAGTTAACCGAAGGGATCGACCCATCAGCCCATAAGCAAGCCACCCGAGAGGAAAGACGGCTAAGCGCTGTAAATAGCTTTGAGGCGATAGCCAGAGAGTGGTATTCGATCCACATGGCTAATAAGTCCGAAAGCCACCAGCAAAGAACAATGCGCTGTATGGAAATGTATCTTTTCCCCTTTATCGGCCATATGCCTATTACCGCTATAACGCCCCCTATGCTGCTTAACACCCTTCGAAAGACTGAGAGCACAGGCAAAATAGAAACGGCTCAGAGAGCGAAACAAGCAGCGGGGCAAGTATTCAGGTTTGCCGTCGCCACCGGCAGGGCTGACCGGGATCCTACCCCAGACCTGAAAGGGGCGCTTAAGTCTCCAGTGAAAACGCATTATGCCTCAATTATCGAGCCTAGAGAGGTAGGTAGGTTGCTGGTGGATATTGACCATTTTACGGGCACCCACGTTGTTCGATGTGCGCTTAAGTTATCAGCGCTATTTTTCTGTAGACCTGGGGAGCTTCGCCACCTGAAATGGTCGAATATCAACTATGAAGAAAGGCGTATTGAAATTATTGCTGAAAAAACCAAGCAAGAGCACATCATCCCCTTAGCTAATCAAGCTATCACTATCCTAGAGGAGTTACAGCGCATTACTGGCGATGGGGAATACCTGTTTCCGTCTGCTAGGGGTAGAAGTCGCCCTATGTCTGATAACGGGGTGAGAACAGCCTTGCGGGATATGGGGTACAGCAATGACAAAATGACTCCCCACGGATTTAGGGCAATGGCGCGCACACTGCTAGATGAGGTTTTAAATTACCGTATTGAGTGGATAGAGCAACAGCTTGCCCATGCGGTTAAGGATCCAAACGGCAGAGCTTATAACCGTACTAAGCACCTCCAGCAAAGAACAGAAATGATGCAACGCTGGGCTGATTATCTGGATCAACTCAAAGCGCAGGCTTTAGCGGGTAATGTAGTAACAATTAAATTCAGAAGTTTATAA
- the pheS gene encoding phenylalanine--tRNA ligase subunit alpha: protein MENMTSLLEQAAQAVAAASNLQELDQVRVEYLGKKSPLTALRKGLGKLSAEERPAAGAKINEAIQQVSEQINARKALLEGAALEEKLASERVDVTLPGRGQHLGGLHPVTKTLERIEAFFAGIGYSVAEGPEVEDDYHNFEALNIPSHHPARAMHDTFYFNANTLLRTHTSGVQVRTMETQQPPIRIICPGRVYRCDYDQTHSPMFHQVEGLLIDKNISFADLKGTLEQFLREFFEEDVKVRFRPSYFPFTEPSIEVDIDRGDGKWLEVLGCGMVHPKVFEMSGIDPEVYTGFAFGMGVERLAMLRYGVNDLRLFFENDLRFLDQFN from the coding sequence ATGGAAAATATGACAAGCCTTTTGGAGCAGGCTGCGCAGGCGGTTGCCGCTGCGAGTAATCTTCAAGAGCTGGATCAGGTACGTGTTGAGTACCTCGGTAAAAAAAGCCCACTTACTGCTTTGCGTAAAGGTTTAGGTAAGTTATCCGCAGAGGAACGCCCCGCAGCGGGTGCTAAAATTAATGAAGCCATCCAGCAGGTTTCTGAGCAGATCAATGCTCGAAAGGCCTTGCTCGAAGGGGCGGCATTAGAAGAAAAACTGGCATCAGAGCGGGTCGATGTTACGTTACCTGGCCGTGGCCAGCACCTTGGTGGCTTACACCCTGTGACCAAAACCCTTGAGCGTATCGAAGCTTTCTTTGCTGGTATTGGCTACAGTGTTGCAGAGGGACCTGAGGTCGAAGATGATTATCACAACTTCGAAGCGCTGAATATCCCATCCCATCACCCTGCGCGTGCTATGCATGATACCTTCTATTTCAATGCTAATACGTTGCTGCGTACACACACATCGGGTGTGCAGGTACGTACGATGGAAACTCAACAGCCGCCTATTCGCATTATTTGTCCTGGGCGAGTATACCGTTGCGATTATGATCAAACCCATTCGCCGATGTTCCATCAGGTTGAAGGTTTATTAATTGACAAGAATATTAGCTTTGCTGACCTAAAGGGTACGTTGGAGCAGTTTCTACGTGAGTTCTTTGAAGAAGATGTCAAAGTGCGCTTTCGTCCCTCTTACTTCCCATTTACTGAGCCTTCGATTGAAGTAGATATAGATCGCGGTGATGGAAAATGGCTAGAAGTACTAGGCTGTGGCATGGTGCATCCGAAAGTATTTGAGATGTCAGGCATCGATCCTGAAGTCTATACAGGTTTTGCTTTTGGTATGGGTGTTGAGCGATTAGCAATGCTGCGTTACGGCGTAAATGATTTGCGCTTGTTCTTTGAAAACGACCTACGTTTTCTAGACCAGTTCAACTGA
- the ihfA gene encoding integration host factor subunit alpha encodes MSSLTKADMAERLYEELGLNKREAKDMVESFFDEIRESLAANEQVKLSGFGNFDLRDKRQRPGRNPKTGEEVPISARRVVTFRPGQKLKDRVDAYADSRSEPA; translated from the coding sequence ATGAGTTCTTTAACAAAGGCAGACATGGCAGAACGTTTGTACGAAGAGTTGGGTCTGAACAAGCGTGAAGCTAAAGATATGGTTGAATCCTTTTTTGATGAAATTCGTGAAAGCCTTGCTGCCAATGAGCAGGTCAAGCTTTCCGGTTTTGGAAACTTTGACCTGCGGGATAAGCGACAGCGCCCTGGTCGAAACCCAAAAACCGGTGAAGAAGTGCCCATTTCAGCACGCCGCGTTGTGACTTTTCGACCAGGCCAAAAACTAAAGGACCGTGTAGACGCCTATGCAGACAGCAGGTCCGAGCCAGCCTGA
- a CDS encoding FadR/GntR family transcriptional regulator — protein sequence MSSQKQQLYADLTGKILKGDLVPGQALPSQRQLADQYQISRATVREVVQQMELAQLITTQHGGRSVCENLIAQRADMPQEVGGDHLELQLRVLDARAFLEGEAAYFAALRATDEQLQDISDEFQRMQQRSLGETTLAKAKADLRFHMMIAESSHHMLIVAFSQLFYNRYFNAIYGVLNRTLIRFGRYPDGIRMQHEQIYDALMKRDPERAKKVAVEHILYTRRQLEEAE from the coding sequence ATGAGTTCTCAGAAGCAGCAATTGTATGCTGATCTGACCGGTAAGATCTTGAAAGGAGATCTGGTACCTGGTCAAGCATTGCCTTCCCAGCGCCAGCTGGCGGATCAATACCAGATATCTCGAGCCACTGTCCGAGAAGTCGTCCAGCAAATGGAATTGGCACAGCTTATTACGACCCAGCATGGAGGGCGTAGTGTATGTGAAAATCTGATCGCACAACGCGCTGATATGCCGCAAGAAGTGGGAGGCGACCACTTAGAACTACAGCTTCGAGTGCTGGATGCACGTGCGTTTCTTGAAGGAGAAGCGGCCTATTTTGCGGCGTTAAGAGCGACCGATGAGCAATTACAGGATATCAGTGATGAATTTCAGCGTATGCAGCAACGCAGCTTAGGTGAAACGACTTTAGCCAAAGCTAAAGCGGACCTGCGTTTTCATATGATGATTGCAGAATCCAGCCATCACATGCTGATTGTGGCGTTTAGCCAGTTATTTTATAACCGATATTTCAATGCGATCTATGGGGTGCTTAATCGTACGCTTATCCGCTTTGGGCGATATCCTGACGGTATTCGTATGCAGCATGAACAGATCTATGATGCCCTAATGAAACGCGATCCTGAAAGAGCCAAAAAAGTAGCCGTTGAACATATTCTCTACACACGAAGGCAGCTGGAAGAAGCAGAATAA
- a CDS encoding (Fe-S)-binding protein: MQSSQKPIQVGLFVTCLVDMFRPSIGFATIKLLESAGCQVEVPEAQTCCGQPAFNSGDKKTTQEIARQTIQAFDGYQYVVGPSGSCIGMLHYYVDLFDEDDPWKARAESLKSRAFEITSFLTDVLNFDQVLASYEGHATYHDSCSGLRQLGIKQQPRKLLAKVAGLELSEMEEAETCCGFGGTFCVKYADISNRMVENKSTYIQDSGATTLLGGDLGCLLNMAGKLKREGHNIEARHIVEVLAGMTDEPAIGEAAYSLGKPL, translated from the coding sequence ATGCAATCATCCCAGAAGCCTATACAGGTTGGTTTATTTGTTACCTGCCTTGTAGATATGTTCCGACCCAGTATCGGATTCGCAACCATTAAGCTATTAGAGAGCGCAGGCTGCCAGGTCGAAGTACCCGAGGCACAAACCTGCTGTGGACAACCCGCTTTTAACTCAGGGGATAAAAAAACCACTCAGGAGATAGCCCGCCAAACCATTCAGGCCTTTGATGGGTACCAGTATGTTGTTGGCCCCTCTGGCTCTTGCATTGGTATGCTGCACTACTATGTAGATCTATTTGATGAGGATGATCCATGGAAGGCCCGCGCTGAGAGCTTAAAAAGCCGCGCTTTTGAAATCACTTCTTTTTTAACCGATGTGCTGAACTTTGATCAGGTACTGGCCAGCTATGAAGGCCATGCAACTTATCATGATTCCTGCTCTGGCTTACGACAATTGGGTATCAAGCAGCAACCCCGAAAGCTCTTAGCAAAAGTCGCTGGTCTGGAGCTAAGCGAAATGGAAGAAGCTGAAACATGCTGCGGCTTTGGAGGTACTTTTTGCGTCAAGTACGCTGATATCTCTAATCGCATGGTCGAGAATAAATCCACTTATATTCAGGACTCCGGGGCAACTACGCTACTCGGTGGTGATTTAGGTTGTTTACTTAATATGGCAGGTAAGCTGAAGCGCGAAGGCCATAACATAGAAGCCCGTCATATCGTTGAAGTCCTCGCCGGTATGACGGATGAACCCGCTATAGGCGAAGCGGCCTATTCACTCGGCAAGCCACTGTAG
- the infC gene encoding translation initiation factor IF-3, with protein sequence MKRDNRRGARDNRAPINENIRASELRLIGSDGEQVGIVSLNQALEMAQEAELDLVQISDSDPIVCKLMDFGKFQYEQKKKMAEAKKQQHQTQVKEIKFRPATEDGDYQVKLRNLIRFLEAGDKAKVTLRFRGREMAHQELGMQLLLRIEKDLEELAVVEQRPKMEGRQMIMVIAPKKKK encoded by the coding sequence ATTAAGCGCGATAACAGAAGAGGCGCCCGTGATAATCGCGCGCCTATTAATGAGAATATCAGAGCATCCGAGTTACGTTTGATTGGCTCTGATGGTGAACAGGTAGGTATCGTATCGCTTAATCAGGCTCTTGAGATGGCTCAAGAGGCTGAACTTGACTTGGTACAAATTTCTGACTCAGATCCCATCGTATGTAAATTGATGGACTTTGGTAAGTTCCAATACGAGCAGAAGAAAAAGATGGCTGAGGCTAAAAAGCAGCAGCATCAGACCCAGGTTAAGGAAATAAAATTCCGTCCTGCGACGGAAGATGGGGATTATCAGGTAAAACTACGCAACCTGATACGTTTCCTAGAAGCAGGGGATAAGGCTAAGGTTACATTACGTTTCCGCGGCCGTGAGATGGCTCATCAGGAACTGGGCATGCAGCTACTACTTCGGATCGAAAAAGATCTAGAAGAGCTGGCAGTCGTTGAACAGCGTCCAAAGATGGAAGGTCGTCAAATGATCATGGTGATCGCCCCGAAGAAGAAAAAGTAA